In the genome of Streptomyces sp. 846.5, the window CCGGCGGGACCGACCTCATGGGGGCGGTCAACGCCGGCCTGCTGCGCCCGATGGCGCTGATCGGCCTGGGTCGGATCAATGAGCTGCGCGGGTGGCAGTACCAGGACGGCGCCGCCCAACTGGGCGCCGGACTGACCCATGCCCGGATGGGCCGCCCCGACTTCGCGGCGCTGATGCCCGCGCTGGCGGAGGCGGCCCGCAGCGCCGGACCGCCGCAGGTGCGCAACGCCGGCACGCTGGGCGGCAACATCGTCACGGCGGACCCGGCCGGGGACACCCTGCCGGTGCTGGCCGCGCTGGAGGCCACGGTCACCCTGGTCGGCCCGGAGGGCGGCCGTGAGGTGCCGGTCAGCCATCTGCTGACGGGTCTGGACCCGATGCGCGGCGGCGAACTCCTCGGCTACGTCCGGGTACCGCTGCTGCACGCGCCCCAGGTGTTCCTCAAGGCGACCGGGCGCACCGGCCCCTCCCGGGCCATCGCCTCGGTCGCCCTGGTGCTCGACCCGGGCCGGCGCGCGGTGCGCTGCGCGGTCGGCGCGGTCGCGCCGGTGCCGCTGCGGCCGCTGGAGGCCGAGCAGTGGGTGTCGGGCTGCATCGACTGGGAGGGCGACCGGGCCATAGACCCCGCTGCGGCGGCGGCCTTCGGCGACTACGTCGCCGCGGCCTGCGTGCCCGAACCGCAGCTCTCGGGTCTGCCGGACGGCCAGCCGGAAGGCATGGATGGGGGCCCGGGCGCGGCGGCCGCGCGGCTCCGTCGTACCGTGTCCGTACTGGCCCGCCGCGCACTCGGGAGGGCGTTGAAGTGACCGACGCTGCAACGACCAACGCTGTGACATCCAACTTCGCACCCCACCCGCAGGAGCCGGGCTACGAGCTGTCCGGCTTCGGCGCCGCGGACGGCTCCCCCCGGGTCTCCTACCTGCTGCGGGTCAACGGCGTCGAGCGCCCGGTGAACGGCGCCTGGATCGGCGAGAGCCTGCTCTACGTGCTGCGCGAGCGGCTCGGCCTCGCCGGCGCCAAGGGCGGTTGCGACCAGGGCGAGTGCGGTGCCTGCTCGGTGCAGCTGGACGGGCAGTTGACGGCGGCCTGCCTGGTCCCGGCGGCGCTGGCGGCCGACAGCGAGATCCGCACCGTCGAGGGGCTGGCCGCCGACGGCACCGCCTCCGACGTGCAGCGGGCGCTGGCCGAGAGCGGCGCGGTGCAGTGCGGCTACTGCATCCCCGGCATGGCGATGGCCGTCCACGACCTGCTGGAGCGCAACCACCAGCCGACCGAGCTGCAGGCGCGGGAGGCGCTGTGCGGCAACCTGTGCCGCTGCACCGGGTACCAGGGCGCGCTGGCCGCGATCGAGGCGGTGGCGCGGGCCCGGGCCGAGGCGGCGGAGGCGGCCGAAGCGGCAGAGGCTGAGGCAGCCGAACCCGAGGAGCAGGCCGACCAGGTGGACACCGCCGCTGAGCCCGACTACCCGGTCTACGCCGACGTGGAGATCCCGAGCCAGCAGCAGGGCGAGCCGCAGCACCTGGCGCAGGCGGACCCGCTGTTCGGACCGATGGACGGGCTGAACTCCGAGCAGCAGCAGTACGCGTCGTACCCGTCCTACGCCCAGCAGCCGCATCCCGAGCCCTACCAGGCCGGCTTCCAGCCGCAGGCCTACCCGCAGGCGGACTACCCGCTGCCGGGTACGCAGGTGCCCGGTGCGTCCGAGGGCGCCGAACCCGGCGTCTACGTCCTGCCGCACCAGAGCACGCACCAGCAGGGCACGCACCAGAGCACCCACGCCCCGGAGGCCGGAGCATGACCACTCAGCCTGAACCGGCGGGGTCCGGTCCGCAGGGACCCGCCGCCTCGGGTTCCCGTGGGGGTGCGGGGGGTCGCTCCCCGGAAGGTTGGAGTACCCCCTCCAGCTCCGGCGACGACACCCTCACCGCGCCGCTCCCCGGCGTCCGGCAGGGCGATCCGGGCAGTGCCACCGGTGCGGCGCTGGGTGGGGGCACGGCGGCGGCCACGGCTGCCACGGTGGGCGGCGGCACGCTCACCCAGCCGCGGATGCCCGCGCAGGCCGCCGAGCGCGGCGAGGGGGCCGACGCGACCGACGCCTCCGAGCCCGTCGGGCTGGGCACCTCGCCGACCCGGGCCGACGCGCTGGCCAAGGCGATGGGGACCTTCCCCTACGCCGCCGACCTCTGGGCCGAGGGCCTGCTCTGGGGCGCGGTCGCCCGCTCCCCGTACGCCCACGCCCGGATCCTCTCCATCGACTACGCCCCGGCCCTGGCCATCCCCGGCGTGCACGCCGTGGTCACCGCCGCCGATCTGCGGCTCGGCCCGAGCGGGGTGCCGGACGGCGCCCCCAGCGGACCGATCGTGCAGGACCGCCCGGTCTTCGCCGCCGACGTGGTGCGCCACTTCGGCGAGCCGGTGGCGGCCGTCGCCGCCGACCACCCCGACACCGCCCGCCTCGCGGCCGCCGCGATCACCGTCGCCTACGAGCCGCTGGAGCCGCTGACCGACCCGGAGGCGGCGTTCACCGCCCCGCCGATCCACCCCGACGGCAATCTGTTCCGGCACCAGCCGGTGCGCTTCGGCGATCCGGAGGCGGTCGGCGACGTCGTGGTCGAGGGCCTCTACAAGGTCGGCCGCCAGGACCCCGCCCCGATCGGCGCCGAGGCCGGCCTCGCCGTGCCGCGCCCCGACGGCGGCGTTGAACTGCATGTCGCCAGCACCGATCCGCACGGTGACCGGGACCGGGCCGCGCACTGCCTGGGCCTGGAGCCGGACCGGGTCCGACTGGTCGTCAGCGGCGTCCCCGGCGCCACCGCGGACCGCGAGGACGTCGGCTTCCAGGTCGCCCTCGGGCTGCTGGCGATCCGTACCGGACACCCGGTGAAGATGGCGCTGACCAGGGAGGAGTCCTTCCTGACGCATCCTCACCGGCATCCGGCGCTGCTCCGCTACCGGCACCACGCCGACGCCGAGGGCCGACTGCTCAAGGTCGAGGCCCAGCTGCTTCTGGACGGCGGCGCCTACGCCGAGGTGTCCAGCGAGGCGCTGGCGGCGGCCGCGGCGATGGCCGCGGGCCCCTATGTGGTCCCGCATGTCTTCGTGGACGCGTGGGCGGTGCGCACCAACAACCCGCCGGCCGGACGGATGCGCGGCGAGGGCTCGCTGCAGACCTGCTTCGCCTACGAGTCCCAGCTGGACCGGCTGGCGGCGGCGCTGGACCTGGACCGGCTGGAGATTCGTCGACGCAACGCCATGTCGACAGGCGACCTGCTGCCCACCGGCCAGGCCGTCACCTGCCCGGCCCCGGTCAGCGAACTGCTCGACGCCCTGGCCGCCGAGCCGTTGCCGCCGCTGCCGGTGGACCTGCCCGACGACGAGTGGCTGCTGCCCGGCGGCCCCGGCGGCGCGGGCGACCCGGCCGCGGTGCGGCGCGGGATCGGCTACGCCGTCGGCATGGTGCACATCCTGGGCGCCGAGGGCACCGACGAGGTCTCCACGGCCTCGGTGCGGGTCAGCGGCTCGCAGGCCTCGGTGATGTGCACGGCCGTGGACACCGGCACCGGCTTCTCCACCCTGGCCCGGCAGATCGTCCAGGACGTGCTGGGCATCACCGACGTCTACATCGCGCCGGTGGACACCGACCAGCCCCCGGCCGGACCGTCCGCGCGCGGACGGCAGACCTGGGTCTCCGGCGGAGCGGTCGAGCGTGCCGCGCTGATGGTGCGGCACCAGCTGCTGCAGCCGCTGGCGATGCAGTTCGGGATGTCGCCGGAGCTGCTCACCATCAGCGACGGCAAGATCACCTCCTACGACGGTGTACTCGGCATGCCGGTGCTCCAGGCGCTGGAGGGCAAGGACCTGTGGGCGACGGCGCAGTGCCGGCCGCACCCCACCGAGCCGCTGGACGCGGAGACCGGGCAGGGCGACGCCTTCGTCGGTCTGGCCTTCTGCGCGATGCGCGCCGTGGTGGACGTCGACGTGGAGCTGGGCACCGTACGGGTGGTCGAGCTGGCCGTGGCCCAGGACGTCGGCCGGGCGCTCAACCCCGAGCAGATCGAGGCCAGGATCGAGGCCGGCGCCACCCAGGGGCTGGGGCTGGCGCTGATGGAGGACCTGGTCAGCGAGGGCGGCCGGATCTCCAACGCCTCCTTCACCCGCTACCGGCTGCCCACCTCGCTGGACGCCCCCGCGATCAGGGTGGTGGCCCTGCTGGAGGAGCGCGACGTGGTCGCCCCCTTCGGCGCCAAGGCCGTCGGCGCCGCCCCGGCCGCGGTCGCCCCGGCGGCGGTCGCCGCGGCGGTCCGGGCGGCCACCGGGCGACAGGTCAACCGGCTGCCGATACCGGCGGAGGACGTCGCCGGGTAAGCCGCACGGCCGGAAAATAACGGGCCGATCACGGCGGAACGCTCAGGCACAGCTCATAGCT includes:
- a CDS encoding xanthine dehydrogenase family protein molybdopterin-binding subunit, which produces MPAQAAERGEGADATDASEPVGLGTSPTRADALAKAMGTFPYAADLWAEGLLWGAVARSPYAHARILSIDYAPALAIPGVHAVVTAADLRLGPSGVPDGAPSGPIVQDRPVFAADVVRHFGEPVAAVAADHPDTARLAAAAITVAYEPLEPLTDPEAAFTAPPIHPDGNLFRHQPVRFGDPEAVGDVVVEGLYKVGRQDPAPIGAEAGLAVPRPDGGVELHVASTDPHGDRDRAAHCLGLEPDRVRLVVSGVPGATADREDVGFQVALGLLAIRTGHPVKMALTREESFLTHPHRHPALLRYRHHADAEGRLLKVEAQLLLDGGAYAEVSSEALAAAAAMAAGPYVVPHVFVDAWAVRTNNPPAGRMRGEGSLQTCFAYESQLDRLAAALDLDRLEIRRRNAMSTGDLLPTGQAVTCPAPVSELLDALAAEPLPPLPVDLPDDEWLLPGGPGGAGDPAAVRRGIGYAVGMVHILGAEGTDEVSTASVRVSGSQASVMCTAVDTGTGFSTLARQIVQDVLGITDVYIAPVDTDQPPAGPSARGRQTWVSGGAVERAALMVRHQLLQPLAMQFGMSPELLTISDGKITSYDGVLGMPVLQALEGKDLWATAQCRPHPTEPLDAETGQGDAFVGLAFCAMRAVVDVDVELGTVRVVELAVAQDVGRALNPEQIEARIEAGATQGLGLALMEDLVSEGGRISNASFTRYRLPTSLDAPAIRVVALLEERDVVAPFGAKAVGAAPAAVAPAAVAAAVRAATGRQVNRLPIPAEDVAG
- a CDS encoding FAD binding domain-containing protein, yielding MLPASLDEAVTALAASPAAVPVAGGTDLMGAVNAGLLRPMALIGLGRINELRGWQYQDGAAQLGAGLTHARMGRPDFAALMPALAEAARSAGPPQVRNAGTLGGNIVTADPAGDTLPVLAALEATVTLVGPEGGREVPVSHLLTGLDPMRGGELLGYVRVPLLHAPQVFLKATGRTGPSRAIASVALVLDPGRRAVRCAVGAVAPVPLRPLEAEQWVSGCIDWEGDRAIDPAAAAAFGDYVAAACVPEPQLSGLPDGQPEGMDGGPGAAAARLRRTVSVLARRALGRALK